Genomic segment of Oceanimonas sp. GK1:
CAACACTGCGTCACTGTGGAGAAAGCAACATGAGCAACGTCAGCCAAACCATTATTCCTGTACAGCAGGTAGACAGCGTCCTGAATCCGATTGTGGAAGCCAGCGGCATGCCCAATACCGCTTACACCAGCCAGGAATATTTTGCCTTTGAGCGCGACAAGGTGATCGGCAACACCTGGGCCTGCGTCGGCTTTGCGTCCGACCTGATCAAAAACGGCTACGTCATGCCGGTCAGCTTTATGAAAATGCCGCTGCTGATGATGCGCAACAAAGACGGTGAAGTGCAGGTGTTCCACAACGTCTGCAGCCACCGCGGCATGCAGCTGGTGCATGAGCCCGGCGAAGTGCAGGGCATGATCCGCTGCCCCTACCATTCCTGGACCTATGATCTGAACGGCAACCTCAAGGGCACCCCGCACATCGGCGGCATTGCCAAGCACAAGGACGAGCGCTTCAAGTGCGAAAAGCACGGTCTCAAGCCGCTGCGCTCCGCGGTATGGATGGACATGGTGTTCGTCAACCTGTCCGGCGATGCCCCTTCCTTTGAAGAGCACATCGCTCCCTTGGAAAGCCGCTGGAACGAATTCCTGGGCAACGATGGCCTGAGCCTGCTGCGCCGGGTCAACATGGGTGGCCACCTGGAAATTGAAGTGGAAAGCAACTGGAAGCTGACCGTGGAAAACTACTGCGAAGCCTACCATCTGCCCTGGGTGCACCCGGCGCTGAACACCTATTCCAAGCTGGAAGATCACTACAACATCATGTTTGAAGACCGCTTTGCGGGGCAGGGCAGCTACAAATACGACCTGTCCGGCACCGCCGGCACTCATCTGCCCATGTTCCCGAGCTGGCCCAAAGACAAGCTGCGCCATGCGGAATACGTGGCCCTGTTCCCCAACGTGCTGCTGGGCATTCAGGCGGATCATGCCTTCGCCATGATGATTGACCCCATTCACGCGGAAAAAACCATTGAGCGCCTGCGTTTGTTCTATGTGGGCGACGAAGCCACCCGCGATGAATACGCCGCCTGCCGAACCGCTACCCTGGAGTCCTGGCGCGTGGTGTTCGGCGAAGACATCGGTGCCGTGGAAGGCATGCAGCGTGGCCGCCATTCCCCCGGTTTTGGCGGTGGCGTGTTCTCCCCCGAAATGGACCTGCCCACTCACTTCTTCCAGAAGTGGCTGGCCACCCAGACCAAGGCCGCGATGGAGGACTGACCGTGCAACATTATCTGAACTATATCGATGGCCAGTGGCTGAACGCCGAGCGTCGGCTCACCGTGATGAACCCGGGCACCGGCGAGCCCCATGCCACCATTGCCCAGGCCAGCATTGAAGATGCCGACCTGGCCATGGCCGCCGCCCGCCGCTGTGTGAACAGCGGCGCCCTCAGCGAGGTGCGCCCGGCCCGGCGCACCACCTGGATGCTGAAGGCCGCTGAGGCCATTCGCGCCATCGCCGACGAAGGGGCCCTGGTGGCCTGCCGGGAAAACGGCAAGAGCCTGAACGATGCCCGCGACGAGTTTATCGAGGCGGCCCGTTATTTCGAATATTACGCCGGCATGGCCGACAAGATTGAGGGCATTTCGGTGCCGCTCGGCAAGGACTACGTTGACTTCACCCAGTATGTGCCCTTTGGTGTGTCGGTGCAGATTGTGCCCTGGAACTTTCCGGTGTCCATCTGCGCCCGCTCCCTGGCCCCGGCGCTGGCCGCCGGCAATGCGGTGGTGATCAAGTCGCCGGAGATCTCGCCCCTGGCCATGACCCTGCTGGTCAAGGCGGTGGAGCAGGCCGGTTTCCCCCAGGGCGCGATTAACCTGCTGTGCGGCAAGGGCTCGGAGGTGGGCAGCCACCTGGTCAAACACCCCGACGCCAACCAGATCGTGTTCACCGGCTCGGTGCCCACCGGCC
This window contains:
- a CDS encoding aromatic ring-hydroxylating dioxygenase subunit alpha produces the protein MSNVSQTIIPVQQVDSVLNPIVEASGMPNTAYTSQEYFAFERDKVIGNTWACVGFASDLIKNGYVMPVSFMKMPLLMMRNKDGEVQVFHNVCSHRGMQLVHEPGEVQGMIRCPYHSWTYDLNGNLKGTPHIGGIAKHKDERFKCEKHGLKPLRSAVWMDMVFVNLSGDAPSFEEHIAPLESRWNEFLGNDGLSLLRRVNMGGHLEIEVESNWKLTVENYCEAYHLPWVHPALNTYSKLEDHYNIMFEDRFAGQGSYKYDLSGTAGTHLPMFPSWPKDKLRHAEYVALFPNVLLGIQADHAFAMMIDPIHAEKTIERLRLFYVGDEATRDEYAACRTATLESWRVVFGEDIGAVEGMQRGRHSPGFGGGVFSPEMDLPTHFFQKWLATQTKAAMED